From the genome of Halococcus hamelinensis 100A6:
CGTCGTGGACCTCCGTCCAGTCGTAGCCCAGATGTTCGGCGAGGAAGAGTTCGAGCAGCCGGTGGTGGCGGATGGTTTCGAGCGCGATCAGGGTGCCCTCCTCGGTGAGGCGTACGCCTTTGTACTCCTCGCGCTCGACCAGCCCGTGCCCTTCGAGGCGCTTCATGGTCGCCGTCACCGTCGGCGGGGTGACGTCGAGCGCGTCCGCGATGGCCGACGTCGGCACCGGCTCGTCGCCGTCGGCGAGCTGATAGACCGTTTTGAGGTAGTCCTCGGCCGTCGCGCTCGGCATACCTGTCCTACCTCGCCGACCTACAAAATCGTTGCGTCGGCCCTCGATTCCGTCCTCGCGCGGGTCGAGAAGAACTTCAGGCGCAGGCGGTGGGGGTGTGCTGGGTGTCGGTCTCGCCGGCCACGTCCATGAGTTCGTGGTAGCGGTTCCGGATCGTGACGTTGCTGACCTCGGCGACCTCGCTGACCTCGTCCTGGGTGAGCTTGCGGTTGGTGAGGATGCCGGCGGCGTAGAGCGCCGCGCCCGCGAGCCCGACGGGACTCTTCCCGGAGTGGATCGCCTGCTCCTCGGCGGTGGTGAGGAGTTCGCGGGCGCGTCGCTCGGTCTCCTCGCTCACGTCGAGGTCGGAGGCGAACCGCGAGAGGTACTGCTGGGGTTTCGGTGGGGCGATCTGGAGGTCGAGTTCCTGGTTGATGTAGCGGTAGGCCCGCTTGAACTCCATCTCGTCGACCCGCGAGACCGCGCCGACCTCCTCGACGCTTCGGGGGAGGCCCATCTGCCGGATCCCGGCGTAGAGCGCGGCGGTCGACATCCCCTCGATCGAGCGCCCGGGCAGGAGGTTCTCGGCGAGCGCGCGACGGTAGATCACGCTCGCGGTCTCGCGGACGTCCTTCGGGACGCCGAGCGCGCTCGCCATGCGGTC
Proteins encoded in this window:
- a CDS encoding transcription initiation factor IIB, whose amino-acid sequence is MEGNTTRIRAHESSERTTQETVEEPTTDETEQVCPECGGRLVSDTEHGETVCNECGLVVDENEIDHGPEWRAFDAAERNEKKRTGAPTTKMMHDKGLSSQIGWQNKDAYGNALSSRKRQQMQRLRTWDERFRTRNSKERNLKQALGEIDRMASALGVPKDVRETASVIYRRALAENLLPGRSIEGMSTAALYAGIRQMGLPRSVEEVGAVSRVDEMEFKRAYRYINQELDLQIAPPKPQQYLSRFASDLDVSEETERRARELLTTAEEQAIHSGKSPVGLAGAALYAAGILTNRKLTQDEVSEVAEVSNVTIRNRYHELMDVAGETDTQHTPTACA